In one window of Mesorhizobium sp. B2-1-1 DNA:
- a CDS encoding alkaline phosphatase family protein: MTDRRNVLFIMCDQLRFDYLSCAGHQTLHTPNIDRLASRGVRFTNAYVQSTVCGPSRMSAYTGRYVRSHGSTLNGVPLRVGEPTLGEHLREIGVRCALIGKTHMRADEEGMERLGIDKTSIIGVRVAECGFEPFERDDGLHPSSAYDPDPAYDQYLREHGFDAANPWEHWANSGEGEDGENFNGWLLVHADKPARIPEEHSETPYMTRRAMRFIEEAEAKGEAWCAHLSYIKPHWPYIVPAPYHDMYGKADIKPVVRSEAERVSPHPIFEAFQQERYSRNFSRDEVRERVVPCYMGLIRQIDDQLGGLFEFMEQRALFDNTMIVFTSDHGDYLGDHWLGEKYLFHDVAAKVPMIVCDPRRQADATRGTTSDALVEMIDLAPTFLDFFGGKAKPHVLEGRSLLPLLAGQDVNWRRHAVSEYDYGGDAARLKLAMPVADCKLYMITDGRFKLVHGEGLAPMFFDLHGDPDELRDLGTEASAAADIERLRQALFRWLALPNNRITAAEEWLTGNDDKLRHFDPLIEPGVLIGYWDEAELAEQRERRRRWLSRGSGE; the protein is encoded by the coding sequence ATGACAGACCGCCGCAACGTCCTTTTCATCATGTGCGACCAGCTGCGCTTCGACTATTTGAGCTGCGCCGGACACCAGACCCTGCACACGCCGAATATCGACCGGCTGGCCAGCCGCGGCGTGCGCTTCACCAACGCCTATGTGCAATCGACCGTGTGCGGGCCCTCGCGCATGAGTGCCTATACAGGCCGCTATGTCCGCTCGCACGGATCGACGCTTAACGGCGTGCCGCTCAGGGTCGGCGAGCCTACGCTCGGCGAGCATCTGCGCGAGATCGGCGTGCGCTGCGCGCTGATCGGCAAGACGCATATGAGGGCCGACGAGGAAGGCATGGAGCGCCTCGGCATCGACAAGACGTCCATCATCGGCGTGCGCGTCGCCGAATGCGGCTTCGAACCGTTCGAGCGCGACGACGGGTTGCATCCGTCATCCGCCTACGATCCCGATCCGGCCTATGACCAATATCTGCGCGAGCACGGCTTCGACGCCGCCAATCCGTGGGAGCACTGGGCCAATTCCGGTGAAGGCGAGGATGGCGAAAATTTCAACGGCTGGCTGCTCGTCCATGCCGACAAGCCGGCGCGCATTCCCGAGGAGCATTCGGAAACGCCCTACATGACGCGCCGCGCCATGCGCTTCATCGAGGAGGCCGAGGCAAAGGGCGAAGCCTGGTGCGCGCATCTCTCCTACATCAAGCCGCACTGGCCCTACATCGTGCCGGCGCCCTATCACGACATGTACGGCAAGGCCGACATAAAGCCGGTCGTGCGCAGCGAAGCAGAACGCGTCTCGCCTCACCCGATCTTCGAAGCCTTCCAGCAGGAGCGCTATTCCAGGAACTTCTCCCGCGACGAGGTCCGCGAAAGGGTCGTTCCCTGCTATATGGGCCTGATCAGGCAGATCGACGATCAGTTGGGCGGATTGTTCGAGTTCATGGAGCAGCGCGCCCTGTTCGACAACACGATGATCGTGTTCACCTCCGACCACGGCGACTATCTCGGCGACCATTGGCTGGGCGAAAAATACCTGTTCCACGACGTCGCGGCCAAGGTGCCGATGATCGTCTGCGATCCGCGCCGGCAGGCCGACGCGACGCGCGGCACGACGTCCGATGCGCTGGTGGAGATGATCGACCTCGCGCCCACCTTCCTCGACTTCTTCGGCGGCAAGGCGAAGCCGCATGTTCTCGAGGGCCGGTCGCTGCTGCCGCTGCTGGCAGGCCAGGACGTGAACTGGCGGCGGCACGCGGTGAGCGAGTACGATTATGGCGGCGATGCCGCGCGGCTGAAGCTCGCTATGCCGGTCGCCGACTGCAAGCTCTACATGATCACCGACGGCCGCTTCAAACTGGTCCATGGCGAGGGCCTGGCGCCGATGTTCTTCGATCTGCACGGCGATCCGGACGAGCTGCGCGACCTCGGCACCGAAGCATCGGCGGCGGCCGACATCGAACGACTGCGGCAGGCGCTGTTCCGCTGGCTGGCGCTGCCCAACAACCGCATCACCGCCGCCGAGGAATGGCTGACGGGAAACGACGACAAGCTGCGGCACTTCGATCCGTTGATCGAGCCCGGCGTGCTGATCGGCTACTGGGACGAGGCCGAGCTCGCCGAACAGCGCGAAAGACGCAGGCGCTGGCTGTCACGCGGGTCGGGAGAATGA
- a CDS encoding ABC transporter substrate-binding protein — MRKTILQLTTALALVTIAGAAHAADCKITVGLVMELTGPAGEYGQAGAKSVEMAFRDINDAGGVRGCDLVTDTRDSQSQGNIAVDAATQLVQVKKVPVIIGGIISSVSIPILTSVTAPAKIVQVSPASSSPTLTALGRDGKTNGIFFRTITSDALQGVAAAKYAIDKGFKKLSIIHVNNDFGVNMVAEFSRAYKALGGTVVSDTPYNEKQSSYASEVTAAMAGEPDGLYLVSTPVDGATVARTWISQGGVQKFLLNDGMNSPDFIESVGADYLKEAYGTSSGTSPTASTDYFTKNYKAFSGIEPSNPAADRSYDAGAIVGLAIAIAGSEDPAKIKDAMYKAVDPAGAPIFAGKEEFAKALGLIKDGKPIRYEGVIGPVAFDKYGDITGPFRLWKIVDGKVTTDGEMTTDDVNALQAKLQ; from the coding sequence ATGAGAAAGACGATACTCCAACTCACCACCGCGCTCGCTCTCGTGACGATCGCCGGCGCGGCCCATGCCGCCGACTGCAAGATCACGGTCGGCCTCGTCATGGAATTGACCGGACCGGCCGGTGAATACGGCCAGGCCGGCGCGAAATCGGTCGAGATGGCCTTCCGCGACATCAACGACGCCGGCGGCGTTCGCGGCTGCGATCTGGTGACCGACACGCGTGATAGTCAGAGCCAGGGCAATATCGCCGTCGATGCGGCGACCCAGTTGGTTCAGGTCAAGAAGGTGCCGGTGATCATCGGCGGCATCATCTCCTCGGTGTCGATCCCGATCCTGACCTCGGTCACCGCCCCGGCCAAGATCGTGCAGGTCTCGCCGGCTTCGTCCTCGCCGACGCTGACCGCACTCGGGCGCGACGGCAAGACCAACGGCATCTTCTTCCGCACCATCACCTCCGATGCGCTGCAAGGCGTGGCCGCCGCGAAATACGCCATCGACAAGGGCTTCAAGAAGCTGTCGATCATCCATGTCAACAATGATTTCGGGGTCAACATGGTGGCCGAATTCTCCCGCGCCTACAAAGCGCTCGGCGGCACCGTCGTCTCCGACACGCCCTACAATGAGAAGCAGTCGAGCTATGCCTCGGAAGTCACGGCGGCCATGGCCGGCGAGCCTGACGGGCTTTATCTCGTCAGCACGCCGGTTGACGGCGCCACCGTCGCCCGCACCTGGATTTCGCAAGGGGGCGTGCAGAAATTCCTGCTCAATGACGGCATGAACAGCCCGGACTTCATCGAGTCCGTCGGCGCCGACTATCTCAAGGAGGCCTATGGCACCTCGTCCGGCACCAGCCCGACCGCCTCCACCGACTACTTCACCAAGAACTACAAGGCGTTTTCGGGCATCGAACCGTCCAATCCCGCGGCCGACCGTTCCTATGATGCCGGCGCCATCGTCGGCCTGGCAATCGCCATCGCTGGCTCGGAGGATCCGGCCAAGATCAAGGACGCCATGTACAAGGCGGTCGATCCGGCCGGCGCGCCCATCTTTGCTGGCAAGGAAGAATTCGCCAAGGCGCTCGGATTGATCAAGGACGGCAAGCCGATCCGCTACGAAGGTGTAATCGGCCCGGTCGCCTTCGACAAATATGGCGACATCACCGGTCCGTTCCGCTTATGGAAGATCGTCGACGGCAAGGTAACGACCGACGGTGAAATGACCACGGACGACGTCAACGCCCTGCAGGCGAAGCTCCAATAG
- a CDS encoding DUF4440 domain-containing protein produces MSATTERLFSRASTEIVELHRFFVDWFVASRAGKADFSRFERVMGEGLAMVTPDGTVFDRDAVVDHVRASRASCDEAFAISIEDIRPGWQTGDAIVVLYVEAAVARRQA; encoded by the coding sequence ATGAGCGCCACCACCGAAAGGCTGTTTTCGCGGGCCAGCACCGAAATCGTCGAGTTGCATCGCTTCTTCGTCGACTGGTTCGTCGCATCGCGCGCCGGCAAGGCCGATTTCAGCCGCTTCGAACGCGTCATGGGCGAAGGCCTGGCCATGGTCACGCCTGACGGCACGGTCTTCGATCGCGATGCGGTGGTCGACCATGTCCGCGCAAGCCGCGCTTCCTGCGACGAAGCCTTCGCCATCTCGATCGAGGACATCCGGCCGGGCTGGCAAACCGGCGACGCGATCGTCGTGCTCTATGTCGAGGCGGCAGTTGCGAGGCGGCAAGCATAG